A genomic region of Bernardetia sp. ABR2-2B contains the following coding sequences:
- a CDS encoding phage terminase small subunit-related protein, which produces MNRQERDKKIAENYYIYLHKSQKDIADELGYAERTILNWKNEGKWDEKRQDAEDIPIVQSRIVITTYRKIETELQKEAPSWDDLSKAGAFLDRFNKGKSHIGTMTQVAYDFFRYLFETDQKRYVKVALNLIDNFLKYRIKNGDTGK; this is translated from the coding sequence ATGAATAGACAAGAAAGAGATAAAAAAATAGCCGAAAACTACTATATCTATTTGCATAAATCACAAAAAGATATAGCAGATGAGCTTGGTTATGCCGAAAGAACAATTCTAAATTGGAAAAATGAAGGTAAGTGGGATGAAAAAAGGCAAGATGCTGAAGATATTCCTATTGTTCAGTCTCGCATTGTTATTACTACATATCGTAAAATAGAAACCGAATTACAAAAAGAAGCTCCAAGTTGGGATGACTTGTCTAAAGCAGGTGCTTTTTTAGATAGATTCAATAAAGGGAAATCTCATATCGGTACAATGACACAAGTAGCGTATGATTTCTTTAGGTATTTGTTTGAAACTGACCAAAAAAGATATGTAAAAGTAGCTTTAAATCTAATTGACAACTTCTTAAAATATCGCATTAAAAATGGAGATACAGGTAAGTAG
- a CDS encoding DNA adenine methylase has product METTLQKAKVKRKVRIKTPISYYGGKQQMLKYILPLIPKHLCYTEAFSGGAAVFWAKEPAKIEAINDLNENIVTFWEVLKTDFDALNEKVQSTLHSNFSYKKANIIYNTSDYYSKLDRAWALWVLTSMSYGSMPGGGFAFQKRIKNACAIKVKNKRLNFIQELSDRLETTTIEHEDACKIIKRYDTRDSFHYVDPPYINSNQGHYDGYTEEHYKKLLSILEKVEGKFLLSSYPSEVLAEFAKRNNWQQIEVKRQMSMSKNRKVKTEVLTANYDIHKDYLHFSSNVIAVV; this is encoded by the coding sequence ATGGAAACGACTTTGCAAAAGGCTAAAGTTAAGAGAAAAGTACGTATCAAAACTCCTATTTCTTACTATGGAGGAAAACAGCAGATGCTTAAATATATTCTGCCATTGATACCAAAACACTTATGTTATACAGAAGCATTCTCAGGTGGGGCTGCTGTTTTTTGGGCGAAAGAACCTGCTAAAATTGAGGCTATCAATGACCTTAATGAAAACATTGTTACTTTTTGGGAGGTTTTGAAAACTGATTTTGACGCTTTAAATGAGAAAGTTCAATCAACTCTACATTCTAATTTCAGCTACAAAAAAGCTAATATTATCTATAATACTTCAGATTATTATTCTAAATTAGATAGAGCTTGGGCATTGTGGGTTCTTACCTCTATGAGTTATGGTAGTATGCCAGGGGGTGGGTTTGCTTTTCAAAAACGTATAAAAAATGCTTGTGCTATAAAGGTTAAAAATAAGAGATTGAATTTTATTCAAGAACTTTCTGATAGGCTAGAAACTACAACTATTGAACACGAAGATGCTTGTAAAATTATAAAAAGATATGATACTCGTGACTCTTTCCATTATGTCGATCCTCCTTATATAAATTCAAATCAAGGTCATTATGATGGTTATACAGAAGAACATTATAAAAAGCTATTATCCATTTTAGAAAAAGTAGAAGGTAAGTTTTTGCTTAGTAGCTATCCATCTGAGGTGTTAGCAGAGTTTGCTAAACGAAATAATTGGCAACAAATTGAAGTTAAAAGACAAATGTCAATGAGCAAAAATAGAAAAGTTAAAACAGAAGTTTTGACAGCAAACTATGATATTCATAAAGACTATTTACACTTTTCTAGCAATGTAATAGCAGTTGTCTAG
- a CDS encoding ATP-binding protein, whose product MAKQKIQLTDYEQKVGTELNNYLQSTGLSLAELISRHSLNSGYVRAIAGFTKIESKIKGGTELYPKLSYYKKVARIIGIKENNFWHHIDTIQYKNVFAICEKAQSDKDLRLIDGQQGYGKTYSLESYWRTNNEVAYVKMMKKWNKKTFLQKIANSLNIRKADSYSISAIQDKIVDVLNSEDSNWLLILDEMEQASKSMWVGVIKDLIDDTQIGSHDRLCGFVICGSGINEKVKGWTHSRTAKQGANQLWDRLFGSWQLLEGLKEGKYALSDWKATIKIALDNTGVEMENEKDVIEWLSLLNTKRSLSKVVDRACQYATKNNKPISAEMLDMLYGKELSYGE is encoded by the coding sequence ATGGCAAAGCAGAAAATTCAACTCACAGATTACGAACAAAAAGTAGGTACAGAACTCAATAATTACTTACAAAGCACAGGTTTATCTTTGGCTGAGCTTATCTCTAGACACTCGCTAAATAGTGGCTATGTAAGAGCTATTGCAGGTTTTACTAAGATTGAAAGCAAGATAAAAGGAGGTACTGAGCTATATCCTAAGCTTTCTTACTATAAAAAAGTAGCTCGTATTATTGGCATAAAGGAAAATAACTTTTGGCATCACATAGATACTATTCAATACAAAAATGTTTTTGCTATCTGCGAGAAGGCTCAGTCTGATAAAGACTTGAGGCTCATAGACGGACAGCAGGGTTATGGCAAAACATACAGTTTGGAAAGCTACTGGAGAACAAACAATGAAGTAGCCTATGTAAAGATGATGAAGAAATGGAATAAAAAGACATTCCTTCAAAAAATTGCCAATAGTTTGAATATCAGAAAGGCTGACAGTTATTCAATATCTGCAATTCAAGATAAGATAGTAGATGTTTTGAATAGTGAAGATTCAAACTGGTTACTCATTCTTGATGAGATGGAACAAGCATCTAAAAGTATGTGGGTAGGAGTTATCAAAGATTTGATTGATGATACTCAAATCGGCTCTCACGACAGGTTGTGTGGATTTGTTATCTGTGGAAGTGGAATAAATGAAAAAGTCAAAGGTTGGACACACTCAAGAACTGCAAAGCAAGGAGCGAATCAGCTTTGGGATAGGCTCTTTGGAAGCTGGCAATTATTAGAAGGCTTGAAAGAAGGTAAATATGCCCTTTCTGACTGGAAAGCTACTATCAAAATAGCACTTGACAATACAGGTGTAGAAATGGAGAATGAAAAAGATGTCATTGAATGGCTATCACTTCTCAACACAAAACGCTCACTCTCAAAAGTAGTAGATAGAGCCTGTCAGTATGCTACTAAAAACAACAAACCTATATCAGCAGAAATGCTAGATATGCTTTACGGAAAGGAGTTGAGCTATGGCGAATGA
- a CDS encoding DDE-type integrase/transposase/recombinase, whose protein sequence is MNNSTQNIELMNDRIIVSYKFLENWYTRPRRGVAKGLWESAKKGWVFFDSVIAANNKVCAVKDKKDLPTLKELEAILAEEVKKPSKKLLDEARTWEKDNELSYFLSMYETTQAYEYAAISAWKRMIYFLGDKKNKITLKAKGFKNKKSFLQECVKCIQSLNFTKWNCKDFVVLNQQVFVQYKKLVEQFGDDAFRKIIDERTEVSCKNSSKITEQIQQDYLVYLASDHRKFSFELITELYNAKAAEKGWEVLKTPAPVITFLEQPSVKPIWTMQREPKLYNDTYIPTIGRKKPSFAGAIWEFDGTIVDIYHSGGEDKQQLYARIYWIAVIDVKTEAIIGYHITNSETSDAVVKALKSAVSITNTVPHQIRTDNSSAVQSLMKQGKKEGGKNFFEKLAKYVTPAAVGNARAKTIESVFKRFQDSLMRLHPFWAGMNLTVKKDSNRMNRVWIQANIKNAPTHNELISQLEQLVTLWNADTMKKDTTNVSRWQQYKNDADQQRTALRAIFNDAFLISARGDAKTGLITYRNAGLKITWNKQEHIFKVVDRDINSSLIGKKFIVKFDADDLSKIWLYNADGTPFTWQEEHLSIDAYEAAPDYLGDRQEGDGQRIAAMQEEQKEVKRQHKIEYLKTLDRLTAEDMKESITAASIKKDLMNDAEIIAKEMGMNGKAVSFRQSKERQKESEKEEMTLEEYRKRQLEKAAS, encoded by the coding sequence AAGGGGAGTTGCTAAAGGTCTTTGGGAGTCTGCAAAAAAAGGCTGGGTATTCTTTGATAGTGTTATTGCTGCTAATAATAAAGTTTGTGCAGTAAAAGACAAAAAAGACTTACCTACTCTCAAAGAATTAGAAGCCATTTTAGCAGAGGAAGTAAAGAAGCCTTCTAAGAAGTTGCTAGATGAAGCTCGTACTTGGGAAAAAGACAATGAACTGTCTTACTTCTTGTCTATGTATGAAACGACACAGGCTTATGAATATGCTGCCATATCAGCGTGGAAGCGAATGATATACTTTTTGGGCGATAAGAAAAACAAAATCACACTTAAAGCAAAAGGCTTTAAGAACAAAAAATCATTCTTACAGGAGTGTGTAAAGTGTATTCAATCTTTGAATTTTACAAAATGGAATTGCAAAGACTTTGTAGTCTTGAATCAGCAGGTATTTGTACAGTATAAAAAGTTGGTTGAGCAGTTTGGAGATGATGCCTTTAGAAAAATTATTGATGAGCGCACGGAGGTTTCTTGTAAGAACTCTTCTAAGATAACGGAGCAAATACAGCAGGATTATTTGGTTTACTTAGCTTCTGACCATCGTAAATTTAGCTTTGAGTTAATCACGGAATTGTACAATGCAAAAGCAGCCGAAAAAGGTTGGGAGGTTTTGAAAACGCCAGCTCCTGTAATTACATTTTTAGAGCAACCTTCTGTGAAGCCGATTTGGACAATGCAACGTGAGCCAAAACTCTACAATGACACATATATTCCTACGATTGGACGTAAAAAGCCCTCTTTTGCAGGTGCAATATGGGAATTTGACGGTACGATAGTAGATATTTATCATAGTGGAGGAGAAGATAAGCAGCAATTATACGCTCGTATTTATTGGATTGCAGTCATTGATGTAAAAACGGAGGCGATTATAGGCTATCATATCACTAATTCAGAAACTTCTGATGCAGTTGTGAAGGCTCTAAAGAGTGCCGTAAGCATAACAAATACAGTTCCTCACCAAATCAGAACAGATAATTCATCAGCTGTTCAGTCGCTAATGAAGCAAGGTAAAAAAGAAGGAGGTAAAAACTTCTTTGAAAAACTAGCCAAATATGTAACTCCAGCAGCCGTCGGAAATGCACGAGCAAAAACGATTGAATCGGTTTTCAAACGCTTCCAAGATAGCTTAATGAGATTACATCCATTTTGGGCAGGAATGAATTTGACTGTAAAGAAGGATTCTAACCGAATGAACAGAGTTTGGATACAAGCAAACATCAAAAATGCTCCTACTCACAACGAGCTTATCTCACAACTTGAGCAGCTTGTAACGCTTTGGAATGCTGATACAATGAAAAAAGACACGACAAACGTATCAAGATGGCAGCAATACAAAAACGATGCTGACCAACAAAGAACAGCATTAAGAGCAATTTTTAACGATGCTTTTTTAATATCTGCTCGTGGAGATGCCAAAACAGGATTGATTACTTATAGAAACGCAGGATTAAAAATCACTTGGAATAAGCAAGAGCATATATTCAAAGTAGTTGATAGAGACATCAATAGCTCACTGATAGGAAAGAAATTCATAGTCAAGTTTGATGCTGATGATTTGAGTAAAATTTGGCTTTACAATGCTGATGGAACGCCTTTTACTTGGCAAGAAGAACATTTAAGTATTGATGCTTACGAAGCTGCACCCGATTATTTGGGAGATAGACAAGAAGGAGATGGTCAGCGCATCGCTGCAATGCAGGAAGAGCAGAAAGAAGTCAAACGTCAGCACAAAATAGAATATTTAAAAACATTGGATAGACTGACTGCTGAAGACATGAAAGAATCTATCACAGCAGCATCTATTAAAAAGGACCTTATGAATGATGCCGAAATCATCGCTAAGGAAATGGGAATGAATGGTAAAGCTGTATCATTCAGACAATCAAAAGAGCGTCAAAAAGAATCCGAAAAAGAAGAAATGACTTTGGAGGAATACAGAAAACGTCAGCTTGAAAAAGCTGCATCTTAA
- a CDS encoding N-acetylmuramoyl-L-alanine amidase codes for MKNLIILEEQVDEARGYLQKLEQILSNLNQETKDTHYPKPDSKYCVFVDAGHGAINPNTQKYECIVGGKQFTHKGTRQFHNQTDTYFEGVGNRILAEKLIQKLKENGISYVKTYHEYLDYGLVQRASIANVHHRTKQKGFGESIHSNASQNHKATGWCVFTSPRQTESDRLADELYLRTRDSIEESYKVKMKSDKWSDGDWDWEAKFTILTRTAMPFVLSENMFFDYLKDALLLMDSTFQDKLIQPKLEAVIWGQENLVI; via the coding sequence ATGAAAAACCTTATCATTTTAGAAGAGCAAGTTGATGAGGCAAGAGGTTATTTGCAAAAGCTAGAGCAAATCCTTAGTAATCTCAATCAAGAAACTAAAGATACTCATTACCCAAAGCCAGATTCAAAGTATTGTGTATTTGTGGATGCAGGTCACGGAGCTATCAATCCAAACACTCAAAAATATGAGTGTATTGTTGGAGGTAAGCAGTTTACACACAAAGGAACTAGGCAGTTTCATAATCAAACTGATACCTATTTTGAGGGAGTTGGTAATCGTATTTTGGCAGAAAAGCTCATTCAGAAATTAAAAGAAAATGGTATTTCTTATGTAAAGACTTATCACGAGTATTTAGATTATGGATTAGTTCAAAGAGCCTCTATTGCTAATGTGCATCACCGAACAAAGCAAAAGGGATTTGGCGAAAGTATTCATTCTAATGCTTCACAAAATCATAAAGCTACTGGTTGGTGCGTATTTACAAGCCCAAGACAAACTGAATCTGATAGACTTGCTGACGAACTCTATCTTCGTACTAGAGATAGCATAGAAGAGTCTTATAAAGTAAAAATGAAAAGTGATAAGTGGAGTGATGGAGATTGGGATTGGGAGGCTAAGTTTACTATACTCACACGAACTGCAATGCCTTTTGTACTGTCGGAAAATATGTTTTTCGATTATCTGAAAGATGCTTTGCTTTTGATGGATTCTACATTTCAAGATAAATTAATACAGCCTAAGTTAGAAGCTGTAATTTGGGGACAAGAAAACTTAGTGATATGA
- a CDS encoding DUF1406 domain-containing protein, which produces MLKLFSFISILLFLFAFSSCSSNSQKQSAEEETEYADCDYNKLEITLYEFGTDKIINSKTTDACLFIQEFQKEMGGVEIKDPDGIMKISYYNESDPKILKFLDVSIKGKDTWRLRANKGHDLFKNEEEGKLTLVFGDRDGLGFKGTIVLTK; this is translated from the coding sequence ATGCTAAAATTATTTTCATTTATATCTATTTTGCTATTTTTATTTGCTTTTTCTTCTTGTTCTTCAAATTCTCAAAAGCAAAGTGCAGAAGAAGAAACGGAATATGCAGATTGTGATTATAACAAACTAGAAATCACACTTTATGAATTTGGGACAGACAAAATCATAAATTCAAAAACAACAGATGCTTGTCTTTTTATTCAAGAGTTTCAGAAAGAAATGGGTGGTGTAGAAATAAAAGACCCAGACGGAATTATGAAAATTAGTTATTATAACGAATCTGACCCTAAAATTTTAAAATTTTTAGATGTGTCCATAAAAGGAAAAGATACTTGGAGGTTAAGAGCTAATAAAGGACACGACTTGTTTAAAAATGAAGAAGAAGGGAAACTAACTTTAGTTTTTGGAGATAGGGACGGTTTAGGCTTCAAAGGAACAATAGTATTAACCAAATAA
- a CDS encoding DUF6283 family protein encodes MNFNLKKPCKNCPFRKDCKKGWLGENRATEVANSPFSDTTFACHETTGVKKGIDKPIQEHSQCAGAMLLLDKEQGVDSNMMFRLATYAFGFDAEKLQGYELVFDSRNEMIEHHTTRNYETT; translated from the coding sequence ATGAATTTCAATCTCAAAAAACCGTGCAAAAATTGTCCTTTTCGTAAGGATTGTAAGAAAGGATGGTTAGGTGAAAATAGAGCTACAGAAGTAGCAAACTCACCTTTTTCGGATACCACTTTTGCGTGTCATGAAACAACTGGAGTAAAAAAGGGAATAGATAAACCTATTCAAGAACACTCTCAGTGCGCTGGTGCAATGCTCTTACTAGATAAGGAGCAGGGCGTGGATAGCAATATGATGTTTCGTTTAGCTACTTATGCTTTTGGTTTTGATGCTGAAAAATTACAAGGTTACGAACTTGTATTTGATAGTAGAAATGAAATGATTGAACACCATACAACTAGGAATTATGAAACTACTTGA